In one window of Microbacterium sp. PM5 DNA:
- a CDS encoding DUF2252 domain-containing protein, translating into MTTAAWTAPASRQVAFDQGRALRRELPRRMLAELPTRPRDPLGILAAQAATRVAELLPLRDERMSASPFAFYRGTAALMADDLAAGPRSDILVASCGDAHVANFGFYASPQRTLVFDLNDFDESAWASWEWDLKRLVTSIVVAGQATGRDDAVTADAARAAVRRYARALAVGEEVTPLARFYQHFDAAGALVTSDKASRKVLRAAIADAEKRTGDKAVRKITEADADGRLRFVEQPPTLTRVTPDVAAAVDASLAQYIATTRADVQLVLSHYTFSDVARRVVGVGSVGTRCYIAVFVDGDGAALLMQVKEAGRSVLEQYGGCAQPEELTAFVDRHGQGGRVVALQRILQGSSDPFLGHFRGERADYYVRQFRDMKGGIDAETLEDGPFRLYAQACATVLARAHGQSPNAAKVIGYLGEGRACAEAIVEWAYGYAALSRADYGAFVDAVAAGTAS; encoded by the coding sequence CAGGGCCGCGCGCTGCGGAGGGAGCTGCCCCGCCGGATGCTGGCGGAGCTGCCGACACGTCCGCGTGATCCCCTCGGCATCCTGGCCGCGCAGGCCGCCACGCGGGTCGCCGAGCTCCTGCCCCTCCGCGATGAGCGGATGTCCGCCAGCCCCTTCGCGTTCTACCGGGGCACGGCGGCGCTGATGGCGGACGACCTCGCCGCCGGACCGCGCAGCGACATCCTCGTCGCCTCCTGCGGCGACGCGCACGTTGCCAACTTCGGTTTCTACGCGTCTCCGCAGCGCACGCTCGTGTTCGATCTCAACGACTTCGACGAGTCGGCGTGGGCGAGCTGGGAGTGGGATCTCAAGCGCCTCGTGACGAGCATCGTCGTGGCAGGTCAAGCGACCGGGCGCGACGATGCGGTGACCGCGGATGCCGCGCGCGCCGCCGTCCGCCGTTACGCTCGCGCCTTGGCCGTCGGCGAGGAAGTCACTCCGCTCGCCCGGTTCTACCAGCACTTCGACGCCGCGGGCGCGCTCGTCACGAGCGACAAGGCGTCGCGCAAGGTGCTGCGCGCCGCGATCGCGGATGCCGAGAAGCGCACCGGCGACAAGGCCGTGCGCAAGATCACGGAGGCCGATGCCGATGGGCGACTGCGCTTCGTCGAGCAGCCTCCGACGCTGACGCGCGTCACGCCCGACGTGGCGGCCGCGGTCGATGCGTCCCTGGCCCAGTACATCGCGACGACGCGCGCGGATGTGCAGCTCGTGCTCTCCCACTACACCTTCTCCGACGTGGCGCGTCGGGTCGTCGGGGTGGGCAGCGTGGGCACCCGCTGCTACATTGCCGTCTTCGTCGACGGAGACGGCGCCGCACTGCTGATGCAGGTGAAAGAGGCGGGGCGCAGCGTGCTCGAGCAGTACGGCGGCTGCGCACAGCCGGAGGAGCTCACGGCGTTCGTCGACCGCCACGGTCAGGGCGGGCGTGTCGTGGCGCTACAGCGCATCCTGCAGGGGTCGTCCGACCCGTTCCTCGGACACTTCCGCGGTGAGCGCGCCGACTACTACGTGCGCCAGTTCCGCGACATGAAGGGCGGCATCGACGCCGAAACGCTCGAGGACGGCCCGTTCCGTCTCTACGCGCAGGCGTGCGCGACGGTGTTGGCCCGGGCCCACGGCCAGTCCCCGAACGCCGCGAAGGTCATCGGGTACCTCGGTGAGGGGCGCGCGTGCGCCGAGGCCATCGTGGAGTGGGCCTACGGCTACGCCGCCCTCTCGCGGGCGGACTACGGCGCGTTCGTGGATGCCGTCGCCGCCGGCACCGCCTCGTAG
- a CDS encoding MerR family transcriptional regulator: MVDEHPDEEAPIFAIAVAAELAGMHPQTLRQYDRLGLVVPGRTQGGSRRYSLRHVKQLREVAALSAEGMSLPAISRLIELENEARGLRRRVAELEQRLQEELARRSRVFAAGATGSVVTLRHGTRVRRATEVVLWRPLPSADAESDD, encoded by the coding sequence ATGGTCGACGAGCACCCCGATGAGGAAGCGCCGATCTTCGCGATCGCCGTCGCGGCGGAGCTTGCCGGCATGCACCCGCAGACCCTCCGTCAGTACGATCGGCTGGGCCTCGTCGTTCCCGGGCGCACGCAGGGCGGGTCGCGGCGGTATTCGCTGCGGCACGTGAAGCAGTTGCGCGAGGTGGCCGCCCTCTCGGCCGAGGGTATGAGTCTGCCGGCGATCTCGCGCCTGATCGAGCTCGAGAACGAGGCGCGCGGACTGCGCCGTCGCGTCGCCGAACTCGAGCAGCGTCTGCAGGAGGAACTGGCCCGTCGCTCCCGCGTCTTCGCGGCGGGGGCGACGGGATCGGTCGTGACCCTCCGCCACGGCACGCGCGTGCGTCGGGCGACCGAGGTGGTGCTGTGGCGTCCGCTTCCGTCGGCGGATGCCGAGTCCGACGACTAG
- a CDS encoding DnaJ C-terminal domain-containing protein, whose product MASQDWFDKDFYKVLGVSKDVSEADLKKAYRKLARTYHPDSTQGDPAKEAKFKEMSEAYAVLSDKSQREEYDQIRAMGAGGARFQAPGAGSGGFEDVFSRFGQSRGSAQSADFDDLFSMFGQGGGFGSGRFGQSTGGFRGYGGPQRGADVTARTTLDFQTAVKGETITLAGEDGKPFKVKIPAGVADGQKIRLRGRGRPSPDGGESGDIVVSVSVRPHPVFVRDGLNLRVTVPVTFTEAALGATIEVPTLGGDPVKLRVAPGTPSGRVLRVKGRGVHTAKGAGDLLAEVQVAVPSHLDDQAKEALQRFHELEPKENPRADLMAKARE is encoded by the coding sequence ATGGCCAGTCAGGATTGGTTCGACAAGGACTTCTATAAGGTCTTGGGCGTCTCCAAGGACGTGTCCGAGGCCGACCTGAAGAAGGCGTACCGCAAGCTCGCCCGGACGTATCACCCCGACTCGACGCAGGGTGATCCTGCCAAAGAGGCGAAGTTCAAGGAGATGAGCGAGGCGTACGCCGTGCTCTCCGACAAGAGCCAGCGCGAGGAGTACGACCAGATCCGCGCGATGGGCGCCGGTGGTGCGCGCTTCCAGGCGCCCGGCGCGGGTTCCGGCGGGTTCGAGGACGTCTTCAGCCGCTTCGGTCAGTCGCGCGGATCGGCGCAGTCGGCCGACTTCGACGACCTGTTCTCGATGTTCGGCCAGGGCGGCGGCTTCGGCTCCGGACGGTTCGGGCAGTCCACCGGTGGATTCCGAGGCTACGGCGGCCCGCAGCGCGGCGCCGACGTGACCGCACGGACCACCCTCGACTTCCAGACCGCGGTCAAGGGCGAGACGATCACCCTCGCGGGCGAGGACGGCAAGCCGTTCAAGGTGAAGATCCCCGCCGGCGTCGCCGACGGACAGAAGATCCGCCTGCGTGGACGCGGGCGCCCGTCGCCGGACGGCGGCGAGTCCGGCGACATCGTCGTGAGCGTCTCGGTGCGCCCGCACCCGGTATTCGTCCGCGACGGGCTGAACCTGCGCGTGACGGTTCCGGTCACCTTCACGGAAGCCGCGCTCGGCGCCACGATCGAGGTGCCGACTCTGGGGGGAGATCCGGTCAAGCTGCGTGTGGCGCCGGGTACGCCCTCCGGGCGTGTGCTGCGCGTCAAGGGTCGCGGTGTGCACACGGCGAAGGGCGCCGGCGACCTTCTCGCCGAGGTGCAGGTGGCGGTGCCGTCGCATCTGGACGACCAGGCGAAGGAGGCACTGCAGCGCTTCCACGAGCTGGAGCCGAAGGAGAACCCGCGCGCCGACCTCATGGCCAAGGCCCGGGAGTGA
- a CDS encoding nucleotide exchange factor GrpE, with translation MTNKDFEEPIDEVPGDEGSEAHASGPDSQGDAREGDDLTVDDILDAPQTDEAAVAEASPEDRDLLLDLKRVQAEYANYRRRTEDQREVEIARAKGSVAKGLLPVLDDLDRAEKHGDLVEGSPLAAIAEKLRGVVARLGVETYGVVGEVFDPQQHEAIFHAPNPGGVEDGTILDVVEVGYRLGTIELRPAKVVVAGSAD, from the coding sequence ATGACGAACAAGGACTTCGAAGAGCCCATCGACGAAGTCCCCGGTGACGAGGGGTCGGAGGCGCACGCCTCCGGCCCCGACTCGCAGGGGGACGCGCGCGAGGGCGACGACCTGACCGTCGACGACATCCTCGACGCGCCGCAGACCGACGAGGCCGCCGTCGCAGAGGCTTCGCCCGAGGACCGCGACCTGCTCCTGGACCTCAAGCGGGTGCAGGCCGAGTACGCCAACTACCGTCGTCGCACCGAGGACCAGCGCGAGGTGGAGATCGCCCGCGCCAAGGGATCGGTCGCCAAGGGGCTGCTGCCGGTGCTCGACGACCTCGACCGTGCCGAGAAGCACGGCGACCTGGTCGAAGGCTCGCCGCTGGCGGCGATTGCGGAGAAGCTGCGGGGCGTGGTCGCACGCCTCGGTGTGGAGACCTATGGCGTCGTGGGCGAGGTGTTCGACCCGCAGCAGCACGAGGCCATCTTCCACGCCCCGAACCCCGGAGGGGTCGAGGACGGCACGATCCTCGACGTCGTCGAGGTCGGCTACCGCCTGGGCACGATCGAACTGCGACCGGCCAAGGTCGTCGTCGCCGGTTCCGCTGACTGA